Genomic segment of Bacillus alkalicellulosilyticus:
TTTAAAACTTGCCGTTACCACATTTAATTCATGTAATGTATCTGCAATGAAGTCATTACTAAACTCAAGATATTCAGATAAGGAAGCATTAGGGTTTTGCGTACTGAATCGTTTATATAGTTTTTGATTATCAACCAAAATAATTGAACCTAAACTTTGCATGACTTTAGAGATTTTTTGAAGTCGCTCTAATGCATTGCTTATAACAGTTGCTCCTTCTTTGTCTCGTGGTAAAGTCAAAATTAATCCAAATCTTTTCTTAAATCCATTGTTATGAAGTGTTTTTATAGCTTCAATGACACTTCCAGTGCCAGTTCCGCCACCAAGTCCGGCAACTATCCAAACAAAATCACGGTCCATAAATTGTTTTTTTATTGAATCGATTATACTACCTTGTCCATCTACAAAAGCTTGTTCGCCAACATCAATATCTCTACCAGCACCTTTGCCCGTTCCAATTAGTAATTTTGAAATAGTAGGAGTTTTGAAACTAATTTTCTCAAAGTCCATAGCATTGGTATTTACAAGTAAAGCGTTATAAGGGAAGTGACCATTTCGAACGTTTGTTTTAACGTTAGCACATGCTGCGGCAATGGAACATCCACCCATACCCAGTCCCAAATATCCAAATTTAAGTGAAATTTTAATATCATCCCGCTCCAACAAATTCTGTTGTGTAAGTGTTGATGCCATAATTATCGTCTCCTTTATTATTTATTTTTTTGTCTCGCTATGTAAGAAGCTAGTTCTTGATAAAAAGGGGAAAGGCTATATAAACGGCCACGACCCATTTCTTTTATATTCACTAATCCAACTGCATCAAGTCTAGCTGTATAAATATCTAAGGTGTATCGAGAGGGTATTAAATCCTTATCCGTTTTTACTTTTTCCTTATAGAGTTGATTAACGTTGTGCCATAACTGTTCCTTTAGAAGTGGACCTTCCTTAAGTGCGATAAGGATATAGATTCCATCTCCTAATCTCTCATATATCAACTGAAGTACTTCATCCTTAGTCAAGCTTGTACCTCCCTTCAATTAGTCCATGAATAAGTCATGACATTACCATGATTAATTCATGGTAACACCTTGAATAAATTTAAGTAACCTAAGAATATCACTAGTAAATGTATCCAGTCAAGCCATAGTTTAATAACTTTTGAGATTGTATTTTCCCTTTATAAATAAGGCTTTTATATACCATGAATAACACATTGAATAATTCATGGTATTATCCATGGTATTATTCAAGGAGTTATTCCATGAATTAAAAATTAGACCTATACATGTCTTAATATTCCCTATTTTCCCTCTTAGGTTTCTCTTCGCTCCTGAAAACTTAAGCCAACTTTAGACATATTAAGTATCTGGATATCCACTTATAAGTGAACTCTCCAATAAGTGTCCCATTAGCATGACACCTGGTAAGTTTATTGATTTAGTCTATCTAACTAATATTTTGTAATTACGTTAACGATCTAAGTTTATTAAGAAAGTTTTTCTCAACCTATCAAATAGTTAAAGAGAAAACTGAAAAATAGATATACAGACAATATCCAACAAATTGCGAATTTAGTTAGGGGAATCCTAGAAGTTAGAGTAACTCCATTAGCATTTCTATAAATACCTCTCTCTTCAGGACAGATACCTCTTCTCATTACAATACATCTAGGTCACTTGGTAAGAAAGTTACTTGGTAATGGGGAGGAGGGGAATTCTTAATGTTTCACTGTGTCTTTTCCAGCTGTCTTATAAATACGTTTAATGACAAATTTTTCAATCCCATATTTAACAACTCATATTTAACAATAAAAAAGCTCATAGTTGTTAAACATGAGTTGTTATATGGACATAACAAGTTAAAGGGGAGTGTAGAAAGGCGTTGTGTCACTTAAAGAACCTTGACTATAATACCCTGACTAATATATATTTCTTATATATCTCACTTGAATGAAGAGGAAAATGATGAATTCTATTTTGTACCTTTATGGGAGTTCTATTTTTAACTCTCTTTGGACAATTGACAGCATTATTTGATACACTTTGTTCAACTAAAATTACATAAAAACAGGGTAGCCCCCTTAATGAATTGGAGTAGGAAAAAGCCTAGCTTCGTTTATTAAGGTGGGCTATTTTTTATGGAGAAAGGAGTTGTGAATTTTGAACGTAGATTCAAAGAAAAAGAGGTATAAATTTGGTCCTAATAACCAAGGTGCAATGCTTTCTAACAATGACCTGAAGCTTTTGCAGTTTTTAGCTAACCAAAGACTACTAACAGTTAACCAGTTGTACAAAGTATATAAAGACAAGATAACAATTAATTCTTTTCGAGTGAAACTGTATCGCTGGGGAATGAAAGAACTGATTGTTCCGCACCAATATTCACTTGGGCAAGATGGCTTTTATTTTAACTATTTCCGTATTGGATATCGAGCAGTAGAAATTTTAATAAGAGAAGGGATGTTGCCAAACAGTTGGGAAGGGTTTCAAATTAAAAAGATTTCTAATGTCAAAAATGTTGATCACTTCTTGGCCACACAAGAATTAGTGGTCAATACAATACATGCTCTTGAAGAAAAGGAGAAAAACCTAGAATCCTTACACCCATATGAAAATCCCTATCTGGATAATGAAGAGATAGAACCAAGTAAAATAATTATTCCCGATTGGATATTAAGAGTGGAGAACCGATATCTAAATATTGAATTAGATACAGGAGAAGAGCCTACAAAGGAAATCTTTGAAAAAGTGGAACGCTATGCAAAACTATGTAAACAAAATTCCCACCAAGAACATGTTGTTTTAATTGCTATCCTCGATGGAAGCTTTAAAACAAGAAAAGCATATTCCGAGGATCGTTCAAGAAGAATTGGAAATCTTAAAAAAATGTTTATGTCCTATAAGGATTTATCCCTTTCTAACTTTTCCATCTATATCCTTCCATTATCAAGGGCTGTTCGGACAGCAGAAAGAGTATTGTTAGGATTAAAGCCATATGCAGCTAACATTTATCAAACAGAATTGGATACTATTGAACTGGCAGTATTTAAAAATCCTAAATTTAGATATAAGTATAAAGAGATTGAAAGTACGGAAGTATACCTTCCTGATGTTCCGAAAGAAATGTATGCAGACAAAGCAATCAAAATCACTCACAAAAAAGGGTCTTATGATGAAATGCTTTTACTTGTTCTTCTGGATGAAGGGAATGTTAAAGAACTAGATAGGTTACACTATTTATCTTCCATGGTAAATGAGGGGAGAATGAAACAAAC
This window contains:
- a CDS encoding plasmid replication protein gives rise to the protein MASTLTQQNLLERDDIKISLKFGYLGLGMGGCSIAAACANVKTNVRNGHFPYNALLVNTNAMDFEKISFKTPTISKLLIGTGKGAGRDIDVGEQAFVDGQGSIIDSIKKQFMDRDFVWIVAGLGGGTGTGSVIEAIKTLHNNGFKKRFGLILTLPRDKEGATVISNALERLQKISKVMQSLGSIILVDNQKLYKRFSTQNPNASLSEYLEFSNDFIADTLHELNVVTASFKPYGDSHFDSSEFENLLKTPGILSLSKFSIDDRDIDLENQSTYLSALDDSIETGILSDGYKLDNTQRAATSIIANRGTAQRLFTLGFTDTVETLIDSKAPLAGEKPIATYVDEKARGVHFYTVFAGLQLPARINELVEENNRLTELQEEKSDSDDVLASLQTFKRKKKEELDLDDLDSLLSEDTDSKSKVKSSSDDGYDPINDL
- a CDS encoding replication-relaxation family protein; translated protein: MNVDSKKKRYKFGPNNQGAMLSNNDLKLLQFLANQRLLTVNQLYKVYKDKITINSFRVKLYRWGMKELIVPHQYSLGQDGFYFNYFRIGYRAVEILIREGMLPNSWEGFQIKKISNVKNVDHFLATQELVVNTIHALEEKEKNLESLHPYENPYLDNEEIEPSKIIIPDWILRVENRYLNIELDTGEEPTKEIFEKVERYAKLCKQNSHQEHVVLIAILDGSFKTRKAYSEDRSRRIGNLKKMFMSYKDLSLSNFSIYILPLSRAVRTAERVLLGLKPYAANIYQTELDTIELAVFKNPKFRYKYKEIESTEVYLPDVPKEMYADKAIKITHKKGSYDEMLLLVLLDEGNVKELDRLHYLSSMVNEGRMKQTIHKIIAFYSRRDEKIYDVLANHYRNVLIGDNESWMRTGYDETPKFSRTVSPFKMEVTEYDKETNVIT